A single region of the Lycium barbarum isolate Lr01 chromosome 2, ASM1917538v2, whole genome shotgun sequence genome encodes:
- the LOC132627167 gene encoding small ribosomal subunit protein uS8z/uS8w isoform X2, which yields MVRVSVLNDALKSMYNAEKRGKRQVMIRPSSKVIIKFLIVMQKHGYIGEFEYVDDHRSGKIVVELNGRLNKCGVISPRFDVGVKEIEGWTARLLPSRQFGYIVLTTSAGIMDHEEARRKNVGGKVLGFFY from the exons ATGGTCAGAGTTAGCGTGCTGAATGATGCTCTCAAGAGCATGTACAATGCTGAAAAGAGGGGAAAGCGTCAAGTCATGATTAGACCTTCCTCAAAAGTCATCATCAAGTTCCTCATTGTCATGCAGAAGCATG GTTACATCGGAGAATTTGAGTACGTTGATGATCATAGGTCAGGAAAGATTGTTGTTGAACTGAACGGAAGGCTAAACAAGTGCGGTGTTATTAGTCCTCGCTTTGATGTTGGAGTCAAGGAGATTGAAGGATGGACTGCTAGATTGCTCCCTTCCCGACAG TTTGGGTACATTGTGCTGACTACCTCTGCTGGGATCATGGACCATGAGGAGGCTCGGAGAAAGAATGTTGGTGGAAAAGTTCTTGGTTTCTTTTATTGA
- the LOC132622136 gene encoding small ribosomal subunit protein uS8z/uS8w-like: MVRVSVLNDALKSMYNAEKRGKRQVMIRPSSKVIIKFLIVMQKHGYIGEFEYVDDHRSGKIVVELNGRLNKCGVISPRFDVGVKKIEGWTARLLPSRQFGYIVLTTSVGIMDHEEARRKNVGGKVLGFFY; the protein is encoded by the exons ATGGTTAGAGTTAGCGTGCTGAATGATGCTCTCAAGAGCATGTACAACGCTGAAAAGAGGGGAAAGCGTCAGGTCATGATTAGACCTTCCTCAAAAGTCATCATCAAGTTCCTCATTGTCATGCAGAAGCATG GTTACATTGGAGAATTCGAGTACGTTGATGATCATAGGTCAGGAAAGATTGTTGTTGAACTGAATGGAAGGTTAAACAAGTGTGGTGTTATTAGTCCTCGCTTTGATGTTGGAGTTAAGAAGATTGAAGGATGGACTGCTAGATTGCTCCCTTCCCGACAG TTTGGGTACATTGTGCTGACTACATCTGTTGGTATCATGGACCACGAGGAGGCTCGGAGAAAGAATGTTGGTGGAAAAGTTCTTGGTTTCTTTTATTGA
- the LOC132627167 gene encoding small ribosomal subunit protein uS8z/uS8w isoform X1, with protein MVRVSVLNDALKSMYNAEKRGKRQVMIRPSSKVIIKFLIVMQKHGYIGEFEYVDDHRSGKIVVELNGRLNKCGVISPRFDVGVKEIEGWTARLLPSRQLYCGFEAPYVVYYQAIEIIDLVCSHRWSRSLIWVHCADYLCWDHGP; from the exons ATGGTCAGAGTTAGCGTGCTGAATGATGCTCTCAAGAGCATGTACAATGCTGAAAAGAGGGGAAAGCGTCAAGTCATGATTAGACCTTCCTCAAAAGTCATCATCAAGTTCCTCATTGTCATGCAGAAGCATG GTTACATCGGAGAATTTGAGTACGTTGATGATCATAGGTCAGGAAAGATTGTTGTTGAACTGAACGGAAGGCTAAACAAGTGCGGTGTTATTAGTCCTCGCTTTGATGTTGGAGTCAAGGAGATTGAAGGATGGACTGCTAGATTGCTCCCTTCCCGACAG TTGTATTGTGGATTTGAAGCTCCATATGTAGTTTATTACCAAGCAATTGAGATTATAGATTTGGTCTGCTCTCACAGATGGAGTAGAAGTCTTA TTTGGGTACATTGTGCTGACTACCTCTGCTGGGATCATGGACCATGA